The Glycine soja cultivar W05 unplaced genomic scaffold, ASM419377v2 tig00104511_1_pilon_84547_1256723, whole genome shotgun sequence genome contains a region encoding:
- the LOC114404560 gene encoding uncharacterized protein LOC114404560 isoform X3, which produces MEDIQLDISWDDVACPICLDFPHNSVLLHCSSYDKGCRAFVCDTNQLHSNCLDRFKNSCGMPSSPVSNATSTETTENSDDHEVSNGQCNLTCPLCRGEVSGWVIVDKARIHLDEKKRCCDEVRCTFMGSYLELQEHAQLEHPHARPSKIDPARQLDWENFQQSSEIIDVLSTIHSEIPRGVVLGDYVIEYGDDDARDEFEDFPGDEGNWWTSCILYFDNFRRSRNRRTRVSRTGRDNRRLSYDTSNSDEGSVVSMEYADYRIEEIDDDFVSTSGSSRGSSGYRRSHRRRSRFYDN; this is translated from the exons ATGGAGGATATTCAATTGGATATTAGTTGGGACGATGTCGCCTGTCCCATATGCTTGGATTTTCCTCATAACAGTGTTCTCCTTCATTGTTCATCTTATGATAAAGGATGTCGTGCTTTTGTGTGTGACACAAATCAATTGCACTCTAATTGTTTGGATCGCTTTAAAAATTCATGTGGCATGCCATCCTCTCCAGTGTCTAATGCAACTTCCACTGAAACTACTGAAAATAGTGATGATCATGAGGTATCAAATGGTCAATGCAATCTGACTTGCCCCTTGTGTAGAGGTGAGGTTTCTGGGTGGGTTATAGTTGATAAAGCTCGCATTCATCTTGATGAGAAGAAGCGTTGTTGTGATGAAGTGCGATGTACTTTCATGGGAAGTTACTTGGAGCTACAGGAACATGCTCAACTTGAACACCCTCATGCACGCCCATCAAAAATTGATCCTGCCCGCCAGCTTGATTGGGAGAATTTTCAACAATCGTCAGAGATCATAGATGTTTTGAGCACTATTCATTCAGAAATCCCCAGAGGGGTGGTTCTAGGAGATTATGTGATTGAATATGGGGATGACGATGCTAGAGACGAGTTTGAAGACTTCCCTGGAGATGAGGGAAACTGGTGGACCTCTTGTATTCTGTATTTTGACAACTTTAGAAGATCCAGAAATAGAAGGACAAGAGTCAGTCGTACAGGAAGGGATAATCGCCGTTTAAGTTATGATACTTCAAATTCTGATGAAGGTTCTGTAGTATCTATGGAGTATGCAGATTATAGGATAGAAGAGATTGATGATGACTTTGTTAGTACTAGTGGCTCTTCAAGGGGTAGCAGTGGTTATCGCAG ATCCCATAGACGCCGTTCCCGCTTTTATGACAATTAG
- the LOC114404560 gene encoding uncharacterized protein LOC114404560 isoform X2 — protein MVSGLVSVSSMEDIQLDISWDDVACPICLDFPHNSVLLHCSSYDKGCRAFVCDTNQLHSNCLDRFKNSCGMPSSPVSNATSTETTENSDDHEVSNGQCNLTCPLCRGEVSGWVIVDKARIHLDEKKRCCDEVRCTFMGSYLELQEHAQLEHPHARPSKIDPARQLDWENFQQSSEIIDVLSTIHSEIPRGVVLGDYVIEYGDDDARDEFEDFPGDEGNWWTSCILYFDNFRRSRNRRTRVSRTGRDNRRLSYDTSNSDEGSVVSMEYADYRIEEIDDDFVSTSGSSRGSSGYRRHHVN, from the exons ATGGTTTCAGGTCTTGTGAGTGTAAGCAGCATGGAGGATATTCAATTGGATATTAGTTGGGACGATGTCGCCTGTCCCATATGCTTGGATTTTCCTCATAACAGTGTTCTCCTTCATTGTTCATCTTATGATAAAGGATGTCGTGCTTTTGTGTGTGACACAAATCAATTGCACTCTAATTGTTTGGATCGCTTTAAAAATTCATGTGGCATGCCATCCTCTCCAGTGTCTAATGCAACTTCCACTGAAACTACTGAAAATAGTGATGATCATGAGGTATCAAATGGTCAATGCAATCTGACTTGCCCCTTGTGTAGAGGTGAGGTTTCTGGGTGGGTTATAGTTGATAAAGCTCGCATTCATCTTGATGAGAAGAAGCGTTGTTGTGATGAAGTGCGATGTACTTTCATGGGAAGTTACTTGGAGCTACAGGAACATGCTCAACTTGAACACCCTCATGCACGCCCATCAAAAATTGATCCTGCCCGCCAGCTTGATTGGGAGAATTTTCAACAATCGTCAGAGATCATAGATGTTTTGAGCACTATTCATTCAGAAATCCCCAGAGGGGTGGTTCTAGGAGATTATGTGATTGAATATGGGGATGACGATGCTAGAGACGAGTTTGAAGACTTCCCTGGAGATGAGGGAAACTGGTGGACCTCTTGTATTCTGTATTTTGACAACTTTAGAAGATCCAGAAATAGAAGGACAAGAGTCAGTCGTACAGGAAGGGATAATCGCCGTTTAAGTTATGATACTTCAAATTCTGATGAAGGTTCTGTAGTATCTATGGAGTATGCAGATTATAGGATAGAAGAGATTGATGATGACTTTGTTAGTACTAGTGGCTCTTCAAGGGGTAGCAGTGGTTATCGCAG GCACCATGTGAATTGA
- the LOC114404560 gene encoding uncharacterized protein LOC114404560 isoform X1, with product MVSGLVSVSSMEDIQLDISWDDVACPICLDFPHNSVLLHCSSYDKGCRAFVCDTNQLHSNCLDRFKNSCGMPSSPVSNATSTETTENSDDHEVSNGQCNLTCPLCRGEVSGWVIVDKARIHLDEKKRCCDEVRCTFMGSYLELQEHAQLEHPHARPSKIDPARQLDWENFQQSSEIIDVLSTIHSEIPRGVVLGDYVIEYGDDDARDEFEDFPGDEGNWWTSCILYFDNFRRSRNRRTRVSRTGRDNRRLSYDTSNSDEGSVVSMEYADYRIEEIDDDFVSTSGSSRGSSGYRRSHRRRSRFYDN from the exons ATGGTTTCAGGTCTTGTGAGTGTAAGCAGCATGGAGGATATTCAATTGGATATTAGTTGGGACGATGTCGCCTGTCCCATATGCTTGGATTTTCCTCATAACAGTGTTCTCCTTCATTGTTCATCTTATGATAAAGGATGTCGTGCTTTTGTGTGTGACACAAATCAATTGCACTCTAATTGTTTGGATCGCTTTAAAAATTCATGTGGCATGCCATCCTCTCCAGTGTCTAATGCAACTTCCACTGAAACTACTGAAAATAGTGATGATCATGAGGTATCAAATGGTCAATGCAATCTGACTTGCCCCTTGTGTAGAGGTGAGGTTTCTGGGTGGGTTATAGTTGATAAAGCTCGCATTCATCTTGATGAGAAGAAGCGTTGTTGTGATGAAGTGCGATGTACTTTCATGGGAAGTTACTTGGAGCTACAGGAACATGCTCAACTTGAACACCCTCATGCACGCCCATCAAAAATTGATCCTGCCCGCCAGCTTGATTGGGAGAATTTTCAACAATCGTCAGAGATCATAGATGTTTTGAGCACTATTCATTCAGAAATCCCCAGAGGGGTGGTTCTAGGAGATTATGTGATTGAATATGGGGATGACGATGCTAGAGACGAGTTTGAAGACTTCCCTGGAGATGAGGGAAACTGGTGGACCTCTTGTATTCTGTATTTTGACAACTTTAGAAGATCCAGAAATAGAAGGACAAGAGTCAGTCGTACAGGAAGGGATAATCGCCGTTTAAGTTATGATACTTCAAATTCTGATGAAGGTTCTGTAGTATCTATGGAGTATGCAGATTATAGGATAGAAGAGATTGATGATGACTTTGTTAGTACTAGTGGCTCTTCAAGGGGTAGCAGTGGTTATCGCAG ATCCCATAGACGCCGTTCCCGCTTTTATGACAATTAG